One Synechococcus sp. JA-2-3B'a(2-13) genomic window carries:
- a CDS encoding phospholipid carrier-dependent glycosyltransferase, with protein MTGEPTPIDPGPERSQGSLLLAVPILGSPHSAVGSRQWLVWGALGIFLVGLGLRLWRLDEFPAPVFDEVYFPEFAQNYLDGKPFYDVHPPLGKYFIALSIQVFGRNEWGFRFATAFCGSLIPLLLTGLAYRLTYHVGFALLSGVLLLTDGVFLVESRFGLINVYLVAFGLAATILLLRGLENQGWRRAAHFACSGILLGAAASVKWNGLWFAFMFALLGILVWGVVWLRPQWIPRLGILIQIRHLRWWHYVFCFILAPLAFYAIQWIPHLQLNPQQGLTLDWSWTGIQNYFRSLVLINQSIYGGHMAAHLVVNEETPVHPYCSTSLRSLVAWFPALRPWLTTPLASAGAWSWPILGRPVAYYFGSQGNLWQAVHGLGNPWLWWLGTGSILVLVWRGIRHFHGLEAFILIGYAANYLPWFRVSRCVFIYHYMSALAFSTLALAWLVLLGWQSYRRFWRGASITAVALVLASFVFFFPVWLGLPLSPSGFYARMWFRSSPVPLFCFSPQSCQQPPLHLPPIPGLNWI; from the coding sequence ATGACTGGAGAGCCAACCCCCATTGACCCCGGGCCGGAGCGGTCTCAGGGCAGCTTGCTGCTAGCTGTGCCCATCCTCGGATCCCCGCACAGCGCTGTGGGATCCCGACAGTGGCTGGTATGGGGAGCGCTGGGGATCTTTCTGGTGGGTCTGGGGTTGCGCCTGTGGCGGCTGGACGAGTTCCCGGCACCTGTGTTCGATGAGGTGTACTTCCCGGAGTTTGCCCAGAACTACCTGGATGGCAAGCCTTTTTACGATGTGCATCCCCCCTTGGGCAAGTACTTCATTGCCCTTAGCATTCAGGTGTTTGGCCGCAACGAGTGGGGATTCCGCTTCGCCACTGCTTTTTGCGGATCCCTGATCCCTCTGTTGCTGACCGGTTTAGCCTACCGCCTCACCTACCACGTGGGCTTTGCTCTGTTGAGCGGGGTTTTGCTGCTGACCGATGGGGTGTTTCTGGTGGAATCCCGCTTTGGCCTGATCAACGTGTATCTGGTAGCCTTTGGGCTGGCAGCGACCATTCTGTTGCTCAGAGGTCTAGAAAACCAAGGTTGGCGACGGGCTGCTCACTTTGCTTGCTCCGGGATCCTGTTGGGGGCGGCAGCTTCGGTGAAGTGGAATGGCCTCTGGTTTGCCTTCATGTTTGCTCTGTTGGGGATCCTCGTCTGGGGGGTGGTCTGGCTGCGCCCGCAGTGGATCCCACGGTTGGGCATTTTGATCCAGATTCGTCATCTGCGCTGGTGGCACTATGTGTTTTGCTTCATCCTCGCTCCGCTGGCCTTTTATGCCATTCAGTGGATCCCGCACCTGCAGCTGAATCCCCAACAGGGACTAACTCTGGATTGGAGCTGGACGGGCATCCAGAATTATTTCCGATCCCTGGTGCTCATCAACCAATCCATCTACGGCGGCCACATGGCAGCCCACCTGGTGGTGAACGAAGAGACCCCTGTTCACCCCTACTGCTCCACCAGCTTGCGATCCCTGGTGGCTTGGTTCCCGGCTTTGCGTCCTTGGCTGACTACGCCCTTGGCCTCGGCAGGAGCTTGGTCCTGGCCAATTCTGGGCCGCCCCGTGGCCTACTACTTCGGCAGTCAGGGCAACCTCTGGCAAGCTGTTCATGGCTTGGGCAATCCTTGGCTGTGGTGGCTGGGGACGGGATCCATCTTGGTGCTTGTCTGGCGAGGGATCCGCCACTTTCACGGTCTCGAAGCCTTCATTTTGATTGGCTATGCGGCCAATTACCTGCCTTGGTTTAGGGTCAGCCGCTGCGTTTTTATCTACCACTACATGAGCGCTCTGGCGTTTAGCACCCTAGCCCTGGCTTGGTTGGTGCTGCTGGGCTGGCAGAGCTATCGCCGCTTTTGGCGCGGGGCGAGCATCACGGCGGTGGCCTTGGTTTTGGCGTCCTTTGTCTTCTTTTTCCCCGTTTGGCTTGGCCTGCCCCTCAGTCCAAGCGGATTCTACGCCCGCATGTGGTTTCGCTCTAGCCCGGTGCCGCTGTTCTGTTTCAGCCCCCAATCCTGCCAACAGCCCCCGCTGCACCTGCCGCCCATCCCCGGCTTGAACTGGATCTAA
- a CDS encoding Gfo/Idh/MocA family protein, producing the protein MARSCPSSANSPRRPLAYSEQAVPVGVIGVGNMGQHHTRVFSLMKDVRVVGVADINVERGLDVASRHRVHFYEDYRDLLPHVAAVAIAVPTVLHHEVGMACLEAGVHVLIEKPIAASISEAESLVNRAADCNCILQVGHIERFSPVFQKLGQVLQSEEPLAFEAHRLSPYSDRASDVSVVFDLMIHDIDLLLELIPSPVTQITASGNRISKLGYLDYVTATLTFANGAIATLTASKVTHRKVRKIAVHCKNALVEADFLHNEISVYRQGSVGSTSDYGQMPYQRDCLIEKVHTDNIDKLHAELEHFINCVRGGNQPSVGGEQALKALRLASEVERIALDGCAWSEAKPRRSLLS; encoded by the coding sequence ATGGCCCGATCTTGCCCGAGTTCTGCCAACTCTCCCCGCCGTCCACTGGCTTATTCAGAGCAAGCTGTCCCGGTTGGGGTGATCGGGGTAGGCAACATGGGCCAGCACCACACCCGCGTTTTCAGCCTGATGAAGGATGTGCGGGTCGTGGGGGTAGCGGATATCAACGTGGAACGGGGATTGGATGTGGCCAGCCGCCACCGCGTTCATTTTTATGAGGACTACCGCGATCTGCTGCCCCACGTAGCTGCCGTGGCCATTGCCGTGCCGACGGTTCTGCACCATGAGGTGGGTATGGCCTGCCTGGAGGCCGGGGTACATGTGCTGATCGAAAAGCCCATCGCTGCCAGCATCAGCGAAGCAGAATCGCTGGTGAACCGAGCTGCCGATTGCAATTGTATTTTGCAGGTGGGGCACATCGAGCGCTTCAGCCCTGTTTTCCAAAAGCTGGGCCAAGTCTTGCAAAGTGAAGAACCTCTGGCTTTCGAGGCTCACCGTCTCAGCCCCTATTCCGACCGCGCCAGCGATGTGTCGGTGGTATTCGACTTGATGATCCACGACATCGATCTGTTGCTGGAGCTGATCCCATCTCCCGTGACCCAGATTACCGCCAGCGGCAACCGCATCTCCAAGCTGGGCTACCTGGACTACGTCACGGCTACTCTCACTTTTGCCAACGGTGCCATCGCCACCCTCACCGCCAGCAAGGTCACCCACCGCAAGGTGCGCAAAATTGCCGTCCACTGCAAGAATGCCTTGGTAGAAGCAGATTTTCTACACAATGAGATCTCGGTGTACCGCCAGGGATCCGTCGGCAGCACCAGCGACTACGGCCAAATGCCCTACCAGCGGGATTGTTTGATTGAGAAAGTCCACACCGACAATATCGACAAGCTGCATGCCGAACTGGAGCACTTCATCAACTGCGTGCGGGGAGGCAACCAACCTTCCGTAGGTGGGGAGCAGGCCCTGAAAGCTTTGAGGCTGGCCTCGGAGGTAGAGCGGATTGCTTTGGATGGATGTGCCTGGAGCGAAGCCAAGCCCCGCCGTAGTCTCCTATCCTAG
- a CDS encoding transglutaminase-like domain-containing protein: protein MAPLQPLGLVALEGLATWGDRLLGLDRVRGYLVEIQEHNTLLLNPHHVHSFQGAYGLWVESEGDQAWIWLSREQEGQILRIPMSALQQPGSLEAFPVCRCPYPIEGIALWSDPHTGNRYLYATCYRRGKILQLDPSRGLIVQEMPAPGVGREQIAVQGDYLWVSDRVEETIYVLERQTGRELARILTPSPGPTGLAHWRGQLWVAYAHEEAYIHDNPNAPDPLSVALRDKTWVAPLRLRPLDPPSSPDPSGGSGTEAEDSPIACPVVFQPQCLGERATYTLSHGYRVELTYVEEIAQEEPRFLPDLVWRIALPCNSLRQRVRSLHWVGLPFEVEEQSGQQVAVFSLGSLGAHEVRLFGWRAVLDLYSIKYCIDPLDVEAAVLPRELRDRYLVDDDYLAMDTSIVREAARLAVGSETNLLRKMLNIRAYVYDKLSYRVTSRIDPPDEVLRRGSGSCGEYVGVLLALARLNGIPCRTVGRYKCPPHPELKGIPLFPQYNHVWIEFYLPGWGWVPMESNPDDRGERPYSQRYFMGLPWTHAEIAKGIPFETINTDQASIGELAINHVQFRILEEI, encoded by the coding sequence GTGGCCCCTCTGCAACCTCTGGGGCTGGTTGCTTTGGAAGGTTTGGCCACCTGGGGAGATCGCCTGTTGGGCTTGGATCGGGTGAGGGGCTATTTGGTGGAAATTCAAGAGCACAACACCCTGCTGCTCAATCCCCATCATGTCCATTCTTTCCAAGGCGCTTACGGTTTGTGGGTAGAGTCAGAAGGGGATCAAGCGTGGATTTGGCTCAGTCGGGAGCAAGAGGGGCAAATCTTGCGCATTCCCATGTCCGCTCTGCAGCAACCGGGATCCCTGGAAGCCTTTCCAGTGTGTAGGTGCCCCTACCCTATCGAAGGGATCGCCCTCTGGAGCGATCCCCACACGGGAAACCGCTACCTCTATGCCACCTGCTACCGACGGGGAAAAATCCTGCAACTGGATCCCAGCCGTGGTCTCATCGTGCAGGAGATGCCTGCCCCTGGGGTTGGCCGAGAACAGATTGCGGTGCAGGGAGACTACCTCTGGGTGAGCGATCGGGTGGAAGAGACGATCTATGTGCTGGAGCGCCAGACCGGGCGAGAACTGGCCCGTATCCTCACCCCTTCTCCTGGGCCAACAGGCTTGGCCCATTGGCGGGGGCAACTCTGGGTGGCCTATGCCCACGAAGAAGCCTACATCCACGACAACCCCAACGCTCCAGATCCCTTGTCGGTGGCCCTGCGCGACAAAACCTGGGTGGCTCCCCTGCGCCTGCGGCCTTTGGATCCCCCTAGCTCCCCCGACCCCTCTGGCGGCAGTGGAACCGAGGCCGAGGATTCCCCCATTGCCTGTCCGGTAGTTTTTCAGCCCCAGTGTCTGGGGGAACGCGCCACCTACACCCTCTCCCACGGCTATCGGGTGGAGCTGACCTATGTGGAAGAAATTGCCCAAGAAGAGCCGCGCTTCCTGCCCGATTTGGTCTGGCGAATTGCCTTGCCCTGCAACAGCCTTCGCCAACGGGTGCGCAGCCTGCACTGGGTAGGTCTGCCGTTTGAAGTGGAAGAGCAATCTGGCCAACAGGTGGCGGTGTTTTCGCTGGGATCCCTGGGGGCCCATGAGGTGCGCTTGTTTGGCTGGCGGGCGGTGCTGGATCTCTACAGTATCAAGTACTGCATCGATCCACTGGATGTAGAGGCTGCCGTTTTGCCCAGGGAGCTGCGGGATCGCTACTTGGTGGACGATGACTACCTGGCCATGGACACCTCGATTGTCCGAGAGGCAGCGCGGCTGGCCGTTGGCAGCGAGACCAACTTGCTGCGCAAAATGCTCAATATCCGGGCCTATGTTTACGACAAGCTCTCCTACCGGGTCACCTCTCGCATCGATCCGCCGGATGAGGTTTTGCGGCGTGGCTCCGGTTCTTGTGGCGAATATGTGGGGGTGCTGTTGGCTTTGGCCCGCCTCAATGGAATCCCTTGCCGCACGGTGGGGCGCTACAAATGTCCTCCCCATCCAGAACTGAAAGGGATCCCGCTGTTTCCCCAGTACAACCACGTGTGGATTGAGTTTTATCTGCCCGGCTGGGGTTGGGTGCCGATGGAGTCGAACCCCGACGATCGGGGGGAGCGCCCCTATTCGCAGCGCTACTTCATGGGCTTGCCCTGGACCCATGCCGAGATCGCCAAAGGGATCCCTTTCGAGACGATCAACACCGACCAAGCCTCAATTGGGGAGCTGGCCATTAACCATGTGCAGTTTCGCATCTTAGAAGAAATTTGA
- a CDS encoding sulfite exporter TauE/SafE family protein gives MELALAIGGLVAGILAGVLGIGGGVILVPLQVSLGIPPVQAAATSNLSIVMTSIAGSIQNWRMGMLDLKRVILLGIPALLTAQVGAIIASRLPSYLLLAAFGVLLLANTYLVQLNKKVVIQAQELGADVSGAEHLSGTESSGQMSPWLARALTGGTAGLLAGLFGIGGGVILVPMQILLLKETIKVAIQTSLGAIVITAVAATASHAGLSDWIWNGLGFGDGTIHQNVLWIPGLILGTGGLIGVQISTRTLPKLPDETVSLLFRGFLAILSLYIFWQAWQGYRAL, from the coding sequence ATGGAGTTGGCCTTGGCAATTGGCGGCCTGGTGGCAGGGATCCTGGCCGGGGTGCTGGGCATTGGCGGTGGCGTGATCCTGGTGCCCTTACAGGTCAGCTTGGGGATCCCACCGGTTCAAGCTGCAGCCACCAGCAATCTTTCCATTGTTATGACCTCGATTGCGGGCAGCATCCAAAACTGGCGGATGGGCATGCTTGATTTGAAACGGGTGATCCTGCTGGGGATCCCAGCGTTGCTTACGGCTCAAGTAGGAGCAATTATCGCCAGTCGCCTTCCCAGCTATCTGCTGTTGGCAGCGTTTGGAGTGTTGCTGCTGGCCAACACTTACCTGGTGCAACTCAACAAAAAGGTGGTTATCCAGGCCCAAGAATTGGGGGCTGACGTCAGCGGTGCCGAGCACCTCAGCGGAACGGAGTCCTCAGGGCAGATGTCTCCCTGGTTAGCCCGCGCCCTGACCGGCGGCACTGCCGGTTTGTTGGCCGGGCTGTTTGGCATCGGCGGTGGGGTGATCCTGGTGCCAATGCAGATCCTGCTGCTGAAAGAGACAATCAAAGTGGCGATTCAGACCAGTCTGGGGGCCATTGTGATCACAGCAGTTGCTGCCACTGCCAGCCATGCGGGCCTCAGCGATTGGATCTGGAATGGCCTGGGGTTCGGGGACGGCACCATCCACCAGAATGTGCTCTGGATCCCAGGTTTAATCTTGGGCACAGGGGGGTTAATCGGTGTACAGATTAGCACACGCACCCTGCCCAAATTGCCCGATGAAACCGTCAGTCTGTTGTTTCGGGGCTTCCTGGCCATTCTTTCTCTTTACATTTTTTGGCAAGCCTGGCAAGGTTATCGAGCTCTGTGA
- the pheA gene encoding prephenate dehydratase, whose product MELRSASANVSPSPVAFLGPAGTYTELAALLACPEQPHLHSQGSHPLVPYPTISACLEAVAAGQQQWAVVPVENSVEGGVSMTLDALWQLEGLGIRQALILPIRHALIGRASRLEQIEQVYSHPQALAQCQAWLRSHLPQATLIPTRSTTEELDRLQEQPSAAVIASERAATLYQLPVLACPINDHPDNCTRFWVIGRAPLSRSGQQGETSADPASPGGSHTSLAFSLPHNVPGALLKPLQVFAERGLNMSRIESRPTKKSAGTYVFFVDLENPIGQPYLDAEVVAALESIAETLKLFGSYPVHDLCKQGDLSQVAKALPSEGKARPT is encoded by the coding sequence ATGGAGCTGCGCTCCGCTAGCGCGAACGTTTCCCCTTCGCCAGTGGCCTTCCTCGGCCCTGCTGGAACCTACACAGAGTTAGCAGCTCTGCTGGCCTGCCCTGAGCAGCCTCACCTGCACAGCCAGGGATCCCACCCCTTAGTGCCTTATCCAACGATCAGCGCCTGTCTAGAGGCGGTAGCTGCCGGCCAGCAACAATGGGCGGTGGTGCCGGTGGAAAACTCGGTGGAGGGGGGGGTCTCGATGACCTTAGACGCCCTCTGGCAACTGGAGGGGCTAGGGATTCGGCAGGCGCTGATCCTGCCCATTCGCCATGCCCTCATCGGACGTGCCTCGCGGTTGGAGCAAATTGAGCAGGTCTACTCCCACCCGCAAGCTTTGGCCCAATGTCAGGCTTGGCTGAGATCCCATCTGCCCCAGGCCACTTTGATCCCAACCCGCTCGACCACCGAAGAATTGGATCGCCTGCAGGAGCAGCCCAGCGCTGCCGTCATCGCCTCAGAACGAGCTGCCACCCTCTACCAACTGCCGGTCTTGGCCTGCCCGATCAACGATCACCCCGACAATTGCACTCGCTTTTGGGTTATTGGCCGTGCGCCGCTCTCGCGTTCCGGTCAACAGGGTGAAACCTCTGCCGATCCTGCTTCTCCGGGGGGATCCCATACTTCCTTAGCCTTCAGCCTCCCCCACAACGTGCCGGGAGCGCTGCTGAAACCTCTGCAAGTGTTTGCGGAGCGAGGCCTGAATATGTCTCGCATTGAGTCGCGCCCCACTAAAAAATCGGCAGGGACGTATGTCTTTTTTGTCGATTTGGAGAACCCTATCGGCCAACCCTATTTGGATGCCGAGGTGGTTGCGGCGCTGGAATCAATTGCTGAAACCTTGAAGCTCTTCGGCAGCTACCCTGTGCATGACCTCTGCAAACAAGGGGATCTATCCCAAGTAGCAAAAGCCCTGCCCTCTGAGGGGAAAGCGCGTCCAACGTAG
- a CDS encoding late competence development ComFB family protein — translation MAEQHKPLKSLENQMERAVLEMVNEILLMESQQRYCFCEKFCNDAAALALNNLQPRYATSFHGSLRTLEAIQADQELQRLIRLEVVKAMDKVAANPRCPEPECPLLLRDVEAIELELAPSDN, via the coding sequence ATGGCGGAGCAACATAAGCCTCTGAAGAGCCTGGAAAATCAAATGGAACGGGCTGTTCTGGAGATGGTCAATGAAATCCTGCTGATGGAGAGTCAACAGCGCTACTGCTTCTGCGAGAAATTCTGTAACGATGCTGCCGCCCTGGCTTTGAACAACCTCCAGCCTCGATACGCCACCAGTTTTCACGGCTCTCTCCGAACTTTAGAAGCCATTCAAGCGGATCAGGAGTTGCAGAGGCTGATCCGGTTGGAGGTGGTGAAGGCCATGGACAAGGTGGCGGCCAATCCCCGTTGCCCAGAACCTGAATGTCCTTTGCTGCTGCGCGACGTCGAGGCGATAGAGTTAGAACTGGCCCCTAGCGACAATTGA
- the alr gene encoding alanine racemase yields MNREPVAPAAQGTLRAAALGVQGNTWREGSQRANPSAELDCAIDLELLTSRAWVEIDAAQLRENLRLLQRRLGSNVEIWAVVKANAYGHGAQLVAPVAVAAGAKGLCVATLAEGIELRQTGLQAPVLVLGALNTWAELQQAMAARLEVSLTCTDQIPLMRQVARWAGRPIPVHVNVDTGMTRLGIPWKEAAAVWGQICRIPELEGCSLFSHLATADEPHSPVMEQQHARFAQVVEQIRQAGDPLPALHLDNSAGALTHLHYSRVRLGLVLYGLSPAPHLPVPGLQPILRLKARLSHIQTVPAQTGVSYGHRYITSRPSRIATLAIGYADGIPRRLSGWLRGWVRGGLIQQVGTITMDQCMWDVTERPDIQVGDVVELLGPNLANAGLSVQDWADQLGTISYELLCGLSARLPRVLVNSLGFDDA; encoded by the coding sequence GTGAATCGAGAACCGGTCGCGCCGGCGGCGCAGGGCACTTTGAGAGCAGCTGCTCTGGGAGTGCAGGGCAATACTTGGAGAGAGGGATCCCAGAGGGCAAATCCCTCGGCGGAGCTGGATTGCGCGATTGACCTGGAGCTGTTGACCAGTCGGGCTTGGGTGGAAATTGACGCAGCCCAGCTGCGAGAAAACCTGCGGCTGTTGCAGAGGCGCCTAGGCTCAAACGTCGAGATCTGGGCGGTGGTGAAGGCCAATGCCTACGGGCATGGGGCGCAGTTGGTGGCTCCCGTGGCTGTTGCGGCTGGGGCCAAGGGGCTATGTGTGGCCACCCTGGCCGAAGGGATCGAGTTGCGGCAAACGGGGCTGCAGGCTCCGGTTCTGGTGTTGGGAGCTTTGAATACTTGGGCGGAGCTACAGCAGGCCATGGCAGCCCGGCTGGAGGTCAGCCTCACCTGCACAGACCAAATCCCGCTGATGCGCCAGGTAGCCCGTTGGGCCGGGCGACCCATCCCGGTGCATGTCAATGTGGATACGGGTATGACCCGTTTGGGGATCCCCTGGAAGGAAGCTGCAGCCGTGTGGGGGCAGATTTGTCGGATCCCGGAGCTGGAAGGCTGTAGCTTGTTTTCCCATCTGGCGACGGCGGACGAGCCCCATTCTCCGGTCATGGAACAGCAGCACGCCCGCTTTGCCCAGGTGGTGGAACAGATCCGTCAAGCCGGGGATCCCTTGCCGGCGCTGCATCTGGATAACTCAGCCGGTGCTTTAACCCATCTCCACTACTCCCGTGTGCGTTTGGGGTTGGTCCTCTATGGCCTGTCCCCTGCCCCTCACTTGCCGGTGCCAGGTCTGCAGCCAATTCTGCGGCTCAAGGCGCGGCTGTCCCACATCCAAACTGTGCCTGCTCAAACTGGCGTGAGCTATGGGCATCGCTACATCACCTCTCGCCCCAGTCGCATTGCCACTCTGGCCATCGGCTATGCGGATGGGATCCCACGGCGGCTTTCCGGCTGGCTGCGAGGATGGGTGCGCGGCGGCTTGATCCAACAGGTGGGCACAATCACGATGGATCAATGTATGTGGGATGTAACCGAGAGGCCGGATATCCAGGTGGGGGATGTGGTGGAGCTGCTGGGCCCCAATCTGGCAAATGCGGGTTTATCTGTGCAGGATTGGGCCGATCAGTTGGGTACTATTTCCTATGAGTTGCTGTGTGGACTTTCTGCCCGTCTGCCAAGAGTGTTGGTTAATTCTCTGGGTTTTGATGATGCCTGA
- the sppA gene encoding signal peptide peptidase SppA encodes MTQETQLNRILAASLLVVCLIAAIVGGTRPAPEPTRGGVGLEAARGAERIEVVTLEGTIGGPGGSTLVGLPTSPVEQLREAARDPSVKAVLLRINSPGGAVGSSQELYRAVTALHEADKPVIAILENIAASGGYYVASAADKIYANPGTLTGSIGAIISGLSFGKLLENYGIEPQTFKTGEYKDLLSPFRSATPQEQRLLQNLVEDTLEQFIRDVAQGRQHLPEKADEVLEAEMIARRQSLDEDRVRQLADGRIFTGAQAVEVGLVDALGGYTEAVEDLRRMTGDPSLSPAGEGEGFQRVLRRLLSQGLSSQRQAAWLGRLLESNEAVGIPDVPLLWMAPEWTLR; translated from the coding sequence GTGACACAAGAAACTCAGCTTAACCGCATTTTGGCGGCTTCTTTGCTGGTCGTCTGCCTTATTGCGGCCATTGTCGGGGGCACGCGCCCTGCCCCAGAGCCTACCCGAGGCGGGGTTGGCCTAGAGGCTGCACGGGGGGCGGAGCGCATCGAGGTGGTCACCCTGGAAGGAACGATAGGCGGCCCAGGGGGTTCGACTTTGGTAGGCCTGCCCACTTCTCCTGTGGAACAGTTGCGGGAGGCAGCACGGGATCCCTCTGTCAAGGCTGTATTGCTGCGCATCAACAGTCCCGGCGGAGCTGTGGGATCCAGCCAGGAACTCTACCGTGCCGTAACTGCTCTGCACGAGGCGGACAAGCCGGTGATCGCTATCCTAGAAAACATTGCTGCCAGTGGGGGGTACTACGTGGCCAGCGCTGCCGACAAAATCTATGCCAACCCCGGCACCCTGACCGGCAGCATAGGGGCTATCATCAGCGGCCTCAGCTTTGGTAAGCTGCTGGAGAACTACGGCATAGAGCCGCAGACCTTCAAAACCGGCGAGTACAAAGACCTTCTCTCTCCTTTCCGCAGTGCCACTCCTCAAGAGCAGCGCCTTCTGCAAAACTTGGTGGAGGATACCCTCGAGCAGTTCATTCGCGATGTGGCCCAAGGACGCCAGCACTTGCCAGAAAAGGCAGATGAGGTGCTGGAAGCAGAGATGATCGCGCGACGGCAGAGCTTGGATGAAGACCGGGTGCGACAATTGGCCGATGGACGCATCTTCACCGGGGCGCAAGCTGTGGAGGTGGGCTTGGTGGATGCTTTGGGGGGGTACACGGAGGCGGTGGAGGATCTGCGGCGCATGACCGGGGATCCCTCTTTGTCGCCGGCGGGTGAGGGAGAGGGCTTCCAACGAGTACTGCGACGCCTGTTAAGCCAAGGACTGTCCTCGCAAAGGCAAGCCGCTTGGCTGGGCCGGCTGTTGGAGAGCAACGAGGCTGTTGGGATCCCAGACGTGCCGTTGCTGTGGATGGCGCCGGAGTGGACTTTGCGCTAA
- a CDS encoding heme o synthase → MGGIPSEQSPCALGCERQALVQVLRSYSQLVKPKIIALLLMTTAGAMWMAGNTDPFRFFITLLGGGIAAAAANVINMVYDTDIDRMMERTRHRPLPSGRIRARDALIFSGILALAAFGLLAIFTNLLAAGLAMSGILVYVGVYTHWLKRSSTQNIVIGGAAGAIPPLVGWAATTGELSWAAWVMFAIIFLWTPPHFWALAILKREDYARAGVPMLPVVAGERITAAQILLYALLMVPVSLLLVYPLGMLGSFYLSAAALLGSLLVWKAVQLLQDPCDRDRAASLFTFANLYLLLLCGAMGLDRWSLTHILWSQATASLQGIYTTLIALAS, encoded by the coding sequence ATGGGGGGGATCCCCTCTGAGCAGAGCCCATGTGCTCTGGGGTGCGAGCGCCAGGCGCTTGTCCAGGTTTTGCGCAGCTACAGCCAGTTGGTGAAGCCCAAGATCATCGCCCTCTTGCTGATGACGACGGCTGGGGCCATGTGGATGGCAGGCAACACCGACCCGTTCAGGTTTTTCATCACCCTTTTGGGGGGAGGAATAGCGGCGGCGGCAGCCAACGTCATCAACATGGTGTATGACACCGATATCGATCGGATGATGGAGCGAACCCGCCATCGTCCCCTGCCTTCCGGTCGAATCCGGGCGCGGGATGCTCTGATTTTTTCGGGGATCCTGGCTTTGGCTGCCTTTGGGTTGTTGGCTATTTTCACCAACCTGCTGGCTGCCGGTTTGGCCATGTCGGGGATCCTGGTGTATGTGGGGGTCTATACCCACTGGCTGAAGCGTTCCAGCACGCAAAATATTGTCATCGGTGGAGCGGCAGGAGCGATCCCACCTTTGGTGGGCTGGGCAGCAACCACAGGCGAGCTCAGCTGGGCCGCGTGGGTGATGTTCGCCATCATCTTTTTGTGGACTCCACCCCACTTCTGGGCTTTGGCCATTCTGAAGCGGGAAGACTATGCCCGTGCCGGGGTGCCGATGCTGCCGGTGGTAGCGGGCGAAAGGATCACTGCCGCGCAGATTTTGCTCTACGCGCTGCTGATGGTTCCGGTCAGTCTGTTGCTGGTTTACCCCTTAGGGATGCTGGGATCCTTTTATCTGAGCGCGGCGGCGCTGCTGGGATCCCTCTTGGTTTGGAAGGCGGTGCAGTTGCTGCAGGATCCCTGCGACCGAGATCGGGCGGCCTCGCTCTTCACGTTTGCCAACCTGTATCTGCTGCTGTTGTGCGGGGCCATGGGTCTGGATAGGTGGTCGTTAACCCACATCCTCTGGAGCCAGGCCACTGCGTCCCTCCAAGGGATTTACACCACCCTCATAGCGCTGGCCAGCTGA